In Hypanus sabinus isolate sHypSab1 chromosome X2 unlocalized genomic scaffold, sHypSab1.hap1 SUPER_X2_unloc_7, whole genome shotgun sequence, a single genomic region encodes these proteins:
- the LOC132385955 gene encoding zinc finger protein 239-like yields MSFTCADCGKGFPRSSSLLTHQRVHTGEKPFTCSDCGKGFTQSSQLRRHQSLHTGEKPFACSDCGKGFTWSSELKIHQRTHTGERPFTCSDCGKGFIRSSQLKVHQRVHTGERPFTCSVCGKGFTQSSVLKEH; encoded by the coding sequence atgtCGTTCACCTGCgctgattgtgggaagggattccctcGGTCATCcagcctactgacacaccagcgagttcacactggtgagaagccgttcacctgctcagactgtgggaagggattcactcagtcatcgcaATTGCGGAGACACCAGtcacttcacactggggagaagccattcgcctgctcagactgtgggaagggattcacttggtcatctgaactgaagatacatcagcgaactcacactggggagaggccattcacctgttcagactgtgggaaagggtttattcggtcatctcaactgaaggtacatcagcgagttcacactggggagaggccgttcacctgctcagtctgtgggaaaggattcactcagtcttctGTACTGAAGGAACAttag